The stretch of DNA TTTCTAAGCATAACAAATGGGTTGGCAAGGAGCCAACCCTATTCTTTTTATTGGTTATACTGAGGCTCTTCAGACAAGATTTCTTGAAGTCGTGGTTCAAGACTATCTAGGACAGATTGAGTTTGTTGTGCTGCATCTTGATAGAGTTTTTTTGCGTTTTGATTGTCCGTTGCGAGGGCAAAGGTTTCAAAACTTGCTTGAGCACTTTTTAATCCTGCTAATGCCTGTTTTACTTGTGTTCCAACTGTCATTGGTGTAATTCCTTCTTTCTGGTTCAAAGTGTATTTAACATAAACTATTATGTGGAGTTATAGAAAAATTATGTGAAACATTCGGTCATGTTAGTAAATAAGACTTTCCATGACTATAGGATGTAAAGCATGAGTTTTATCTAAAAAGATAAATCCATCGTACCGACTGCTCATGATGGATGGAACATAGTTTCCATATTGCTCGTATTCAGGTCGATACACAACACCGATAGCGCGATGTCCGATTGTTTTACTGAATTCTTCCCGATTTTCATCATTAAATAAAAGGTATTGGTTAAATGCGCCGGCTTTATGCATTAGGTTTTCCCAACTCCCAACTTGCGCAGAGGGAACTTTTGTAACGCGAAAATCTACTCCCCATTCCGTTGATGCGATAACCGTACCACTGTTTGTTCCAAAACCAACAATGTAAACATCCTCGGGAAAGTTCTGTTCCCTTATCAGTTGACCAACATTTACCATTCCTGCATCTTTCATATCGGTAGCCCGAGCATCACCAACATGAGTATTATGTTCCCAGATGATAACCTTTGCATCGTCACCATAAAACTTCATTACTGCATTCAAAGCTTCAACCATGTGTATGTCTCTCACATTCCAAGATTTTGAATCACTTGTTACCATTGTACGATAGTATTCTTCCGCATTAACAGTAACCAGTGCATTGACCTCCATGTTTAAGCTGCTTTCTTCATCATCATCATATTTCCACTTATTCTTTTGTATAGTTGTGAGGAGTGAAAGTGCTTCTTTCATGCAATCCTCTGATAAATAACCTGCGGAAACCGCATAGGATTCATTATTCCGGTTGAATGGCTCAAAACAGTTGAACGCATTTCTAGCCTGTTTAAGTCCTGTGTTACCGGTGCGTTCTAAGTATTTTATGATTTCGTCCATACTTTCCCACAGACTATAGACATCTAATCCGTAAAATCCAACTTTGTTTTTTCGTTTTGTTTGTTGATTAAAATCTTTTAACCACTGAACCAATTCAATTATTTCTTGATTTGCCCACATCCACGTTGGCCAACGATTAAAGCTTTCAAGAGCCTCTCGAACATCGCTAGGTGGTGAACCGATGTTTTTTATATAACGATTTATGCTTTGGCAAGATGGCCAGTCTCCTTCAACCGCAATAACAGAAAAACCTTTTTCTTTGATTAACCGTTTAGAAAGTTCTGCGCGGATTGTATAATATTCAGATGTTCCATGGGATGATTCGCCCAAGAGGACATACTTTGCATCACCGATATCTTCCATTAAGGGATCCAGGTCATCAATGGAATCAAAGGGTCTAGCATAATTTTTTATGGATTGTAACATTAGCAAACATCCCTCCAATACATAGTCATACAGCTAATCTTCCCTAAAGAACAAAAAACTCCCGAAAAAATTTATGACGCTTCGAAAAACTATTAGAGATACCTATATTTTTAATAGTCTAGTAATTTCGAAAAGTTCATCAATTTGTCACAACGACATGTTTTATGGAGAGTTTCTGGTGATATACTATAAGTGTAAAAGATAAATAAAAAGTTAACTTCTTAGGAGACTCAACCATCCGTGTTCGTTCCGATTGTGAACGAGTAGTAAAGGTTTCCCTTTGCATATGTTTGGTAGGTGGAGCGATGTAAATTGAATTGGAAAGGCACAAGTAATACGAAACTTCCTTTTTAGTGAAGAGGTAATCATCTATTCAAATGAATGTATAAAAGTTATTGTGATTTGGGAGTAAAGAATTGTTTATCTACCTATGTGAAAAGTACTTAGGTAAATATCTCAAACCAAAAATGATCTTTCTTAAAATTATTATGGAAGCTTCCATTTGTGAAGAAACCTAAAGTAATGAAGAAAAGAAAGAAACAACAAACAATAACAAAAACAAATAGAAGCAGTAACCTATTTGGACTTAAATTTGAATCAGGTGCTCACCTAAAAAGGTAAGGAGTAGCAATTAGGTAATAGATATGGTAAATGAAGTATCTTTATCGATATCATTATCTAAACACCTTCAACCAATACAAATCATACATTGCCAAGAAACTCATCCAAATAAAAGGATAATGAGTCATCGGTAATACCGGTAAATTTGTTTCTTTAAAGGAATTTGAATTCCATTAAATCCCATGTGAATTAATTCCTTCAACGGAACAACACACATCGGCTAAATCTTGGACTTTCCATTAGATCAGTAAAATGACTTTAAGGGAAAAGTGAAGAGACATTTTGGCTGATGTCATGGTTGGGTCCCCTAAGTGGTTAATATTCCCAAGAAGCTGTCTCGTATAGAGGCGGCTTCTTTTATTTGATTTTATGCAATCTGTAAATTGGGCGGAAATATCCAGCCAGATCAAAAAAATGGGAAATAAAGTGCATAATATTCAAAAAACTATCAATTTACTGATATAATGGAAGTACAATTCTATACGAAAGGGGCAAGATAATGTCAGGAATCCCAGATATTAGTCTTAATGAGCAACAGAAAGTAATTATGGAGAAAGTTCAACACAGAGGATTACCTACCAGGAAGATAATTCAAAGAATTATGCTTATTACTCTCGGGGCTGCCTTAATGGCCGTAGGGTTGGAAATTTTCCTTGTGCCAAATCATGTTATTGATGGAGGCATAGTAGGAATATCGATTATGCTTTCTTATTTGACTGGTTGGAAACTAGGTCTTTTTATTTTTATTCTGAATATTCCTTTTTTCTTTATCGGTTATAAACAAATTGGAAAAACCTTCGCACTATCCACTCTTTATGGCATTATTATTCTTTCCATTGGCACTACATTACTTCATCCAGTACCAGCCTTTACCCAAGATATTTTACTTGCAACCGTTTTTGGGGGAATCGTCCTCGGGATCGGGGTAGGGTTGGTAATCCGTTACGGTGGATCCTTGGATGGTACCGAAATTCTTGCCATTTTATTTAATAAGAAGCTTCCATTTTCTGTTGGGGAAATTATCATGTTTTTTAATTTATTCATTCTTGGAAGCGCTGGCTTTGTCTTCTCATGGGATCGTGCCATGTATTCTTTAATTGCCTATTTTGTTGCCTATAAAACAATTGATATTACCATCACAGGTCTAGATGAATCCAAATCGGTTTGGATCATTAGTGACAATTCAAAAGAAATTGGCGAAGCCATTATGAATCGATTAGGTCGTGGAGTTACTTATATACATGGAGAGGGTGCATACTCTGGGGATGACAAAAAAGTAATTTTCTGCGTGATTAACCGACTTGAAGAAGCGAAGTTGAAGGAAATTGTTACTGAAAGTGATGAGAATGCATTCCTTGCCGTTGCGGATATAGCTGAAGTTCGCGGAGGAAGGTTTAAGAAAAGAGATATCCACTAATAAATCTGCCGTAATGGCAGTTTTTTTTGTATCTTTTTCGATATTAAAGTGATATCATAATAGTATCAAATTAATTTCATTATTAAAGGGAGTGATTACTTTGAAAGAAAAGGAAATGTTTAAGTTCAACGGTTTTGTTGGTGTTTTACTCTTCCTTTTGTTCGGTGTAATAACAGTATTTTGTTTTAGGCAATTTGTTTTAAGTGAAAACATGATTATGTTGTTTACTTTTGTAGTAACGTTAATTGTAACAGTACTTCTACTTTCTGCATTTACGATAATTCAACCAAATCAAGCAAAGGTATTTACGCTTTTTGGAACCTATCTAGGAGTTATAAAGCAGGAAGGTTTCTGGTTGTCGGTTCCGTTAACAGTCAGAAGAAATGTTTCATTACGTGTAATCAATTTCAATAGTGATAAATTAAAAGTAAATGATCTAGAAGGTAATCCTATAGAAATTGCAGCCGTAGTTGTTTATAAGGTATTC from Neobacillus sp. CF12 encodes:
- a CDS encoding DUF1657 domain-containing protein, which produces MTVGTQVKQALAGLKSAQASFETFALATDNQNAKKLYQDAAQQTQSVLDSLEPRLQEILSEEPQYNQ
- a CDS encoding erythromycin esterase family protein, whose product is MLQSIKNYARPFDSIDDLDPLMEDIGDAKYVLLGESSHGTSEYYTIRAELSKRLIKEKGFSVIAVEGDWPSCQSINRYIKNIGSPPSDVREALESFNRWPTWMWANQEIIELVQWLKDFNQQTKRKNKVGFYGLDVYSLWESMDEIIKYLERTGNTGLKQARNAFNCFEPFNRNNESYAVSAGYLSEDCMKEALSLLTTIQKNKWKYDDDEESSLNMEVNALVTVNAEEYYRTMVTSDSKSWNVRDIHMVEALNAVMKFYGDDAKVIIWEHNTHVGDARATDMKDAGMVNVGQLIREQNFPEDVYIVGFGTNSGTVIASTEWGVDFRVTKVPSAQVGSWENLMHKAGAFNQYLLFNDENREEFSKTIGHRAIGVVYRPEYEQYGNYVPSIMSSRYDGFIFLDKTHALHPIVMESLIY
- a CDS encoding YitT family protein; translated protein: MEKVQHRGLPTRKIIQRIMLITLGAALMAVGLEIFLVPNHVIDGGIVGISIMLSYLTGWKLGLFIFILNIPFFFIGYKQIGKTFALSTLYGIIILSIGTTLLHPVPAFTQDILLATVFGGIVLGIGVGLVIRYGGSLDGTEILAILFNKKLPFSVGEIIMFFNLFILGSAGFVFSWDRAMYSLIAYFVAYKTIDITITGLDESKSVWIISDNSKEIGEAIMNRLGRGVTYIHGEGAYSGDDKKVIFCVINRLEEAKLKEIVTESDENAFLAVADIAEVRGGRFKKRDIH